A stretch of DNA from Orcinus orca chromosome 3, mOrcOrc1.1, whole genome shotgun sequence:
ACCTGAGCGATCCTGTGAATGTCGAGTGCGAACAGTGATGTTGTACATCTAAAGGTCAGTGTTGAGAAGCAGCACGACTGGCTGCAGTGGTCACTAAACAAGGGCCCTGTGTCCCTCCCTGGCTCTGTCGATCCCTTCAAGGGGTGGACACATCTGCTGGGGATAGAGATAGGCTGGTTGCTGTTTCATAAAACTAGCCTCAAATCTTGATTAAGAGTGacatttctgggaattccctgacagtccagtggttaggactcagcgctttcactgctggggaccaggttcaatccctggtcggggaactaagatcccgcaagctgcatggtgtgaccaaaaaaaaaaaaagaaaagaaaagaaaaaaaagggagatttCTAATTTTCTCCTGCTCCTAAGTAACTAGAACAAAATTCTCACAAATAAATGCCCTATAACCCTAGTCAGGACCAGTCAGAAGTTGGGGACACAAATGCCAGAAACCCAACTTAAATTCAGTAAAAAGGGAACTTGACATGTACTACTTATAAGAATAGAAAGTTACTCACAGGACTGAATGAATCTCTAGGTTAGAATGAAGTTCACTGGTATGGAAtgagtttacttaaaaaaaaagaagttcactGGATCTGATACCTGGAAATCAAGGACCCAGGTCAGAGTCTCCATGTCTCAAGGCCTGTGGTCAGAGGGGCAGAGATGGACATCCAATGCCAGAAAAAGGTGTTTGGAAGAATAATGTGATGAGCAATGAAATCAAAATGAGAGGCTCTGGATATTCTGTGAGCTATTCCAATTACCTACATGTTCACAGAAGCCATTTAAAGTTggtataggggacttccctggtggtccagtggttaagactccaagctcccaatgcagggggcccagcttcaatccctggtccgatcccttgtcagggaactagatcccgcatgccacaactaagatcctgcatgccccaactaaaaagatcccccacgtggcaacgaagacctgGCTTGCCacgactaagacccagcacagccaaataaataaatatatttttttaaaaagttggtatAAAGCATATTGCCatctgttatggattgaattatgcccccacccccccacaaagTTCATCTGTTGAAGCTTTAACTTTCTCTATCCTTCTGAGTTCTTGGCTGAGACCCTGTAATAAAAGATGAAcaacagaagaaacaaacagaagtttattgaCTTGTATACATCATGTATATGTGGGAGATACCCAGTGAAAAAGGAGTAACTCTCCAAGGTGGCTTAGAACTCCAGCTTAAATTCCATCTTCATCTAacgacaaaagaaagaaagatgtggGAGGAGGCCAGTTCTGGGAAGTTATCTGGAAAAGCAAGGTCAACAGGAAATAGTTTGTTGTACAGATTTAAGCAGACACCTTCTCCATCCATAAGGTTCTCCTGTGATTcagtcatccttctcttcctaACACAGAGAGGGAGATGCCCTTACAATAGAGAGTTCCTTTATAAATGCAAATGATCCTTACAAAAGGCTAACTTCTACTTCTGTGCTTgctgtttctcaaaataatccttatgccaaagaggcatattctgctacccttcaaTATCTACTCCCCTAACTCTTTTCCTGCAAGGTCACCTTAGGCTGACTGTGCCCCTCAACCAAAGATTACATCTTCTCTCAAGGCAGTTTGTTCCTACATGACGCTCTCCTCCCCTCAAAGCCACAGGCTTACAATGGAAACAGCTCTGCTGGTAGCAGCCCTGGGACACTGTACCATCTCTTCTGCTTCTTCTGTGACCACACTTCTGCAAATAAACCCTTTCCAAATCATCCTAATTTGAGTGTGACATCTGCTTCTCAGACTGATAGAGCTCTCTATAAAACAGAGGTGGAGAAACTGAAGGACAAAACCTTCTTTTCCCCTCCACCCAGAAAAGGATCACAGATAGTGTCTACAGTACACTGGGCCCTAACACATAAAGTTCATGTCAgatgagaaaattttttaaatgtgccatCTGTCATCAGAAATCACTTACTTAAATAATAATGTAGGCATTTTAATTGCTTTGGGGGGTCTTTTTCAcctttgttttctaattataCTTATATCTTAGAATCTGTGGCCGCAGTATTGAGGTCAGCTCATTAACTGGAACCCATCTTTGtccgtaattttttttttttttttagtttccagcatcttttgtttttcctagaaTCTGGATACAATAACTCTAGCAGGGCGGTGCTCAATACTATTTAGGCTTCACATTTTAGGTTAATTACTTGAATATTGTAAATGTGAATGCACTTTCCCATAACTGGGAAACTAAAATTTGACGTAACTCATTTACTCAATACTTATGTAACCATGCAAAATTTTATACGCAACATGAGCTTTCATATTATAGAATTTGACCTTCTTACAAACTAGCTTACATAACAGTTACTTTGCTTATCTGTCCTAACCTGTGAAGTGTTGTACCAACGCTTTTCTATGATGTACTTAAACAGGTGAATTCTCCTTACATAAGGGTAAGAAACCTGAAGCTCCAACccagaaatataaaattcttttgtTTCAGCAGACTTAATACCAGAAACAGATTATGGGCAACTCTTACCTAAGTAGTAAGTACTATAGGAAGTTACAGTGTTgaccaaaagaaaacacaggcttctcattaaattttttaatgggtCTCAAATTCTGTGACTGATTTTTGGTCAAGTTGTTTCCATGAAAAAGTACTGATTCTAAAAACTAATAACTTAAAACTgccacacacaaaacaaatggTCCACAACACAGTCTCCTTTCTTTCTGAAGGTTTTACGATGCATTGTTATCATTAACCAGTCTTTTGCTATTAAACTTAAATGGTCAATTGAGACAAACAGTCCTGAGACCGTTCTTCCACCACTGATTAAGACTGGGGTGGCAGGTATTGGGGATAATATTCATTTAGCCTTCTGAGCTTTCTGGGCAGACTTGGTGACCTTGCCAGCTCCAGCTGCCTTCTTGTCCACTGCTTTGATGACACCCACAGCAACCGTCTGTCTCATGTCATGAACAGCAAAGTGGCCCAGAGGAGGATAGTCAGAGAAGCTCTCAACACACATGGGTTTGCCAGGAACCATATTAAAGATGGCAGCATCAGCAGATTTTAAGAATTTGGGGCCATCTTCCAGCTTTTTCCCAGAACGACGATCAATCTTCTCCTTCAGCTCAGCAAACGTGCAGGCAATGTGAGCTGTGTGACAATCCAGCACAGGTGCACAGCCAGCACTGACTTGGCCTGGATGGTTCAAGATAATCACCTGAGCTGTGAAGCCAGCTGCTTCCATCGGTGGGTCATTTTTGCTGTCACCAGCCACATTGCCACGAAGAACATCTTTGACAGACACGTTCTTGACATTGAAGCCCACATTGTCCCCAGGAAGGGCATCACTCAAAGCTTCATGGTGCATTTCAACAGACTTCACTTCAGTTGTCGCGTTGACTGGAGCAAAGGTGACCACCATGCCAGGTTTGAGAACACCAGTCTCCACTCGACCCACAGGGACAGTGCCAATACCACCAATTTTGTAGACATCCTGGAGGGGCAAACGCATGGGTCTGTCAGTTGGGCGAGTTGGTGGCAGGATGCAATCCAGAGCTTCAAGCAGTGTGGTTCCACTGGCATTGCCATCCTTACGGGTGACTCTCCATCCCTTGAACCACGGCACGTTAGCACTTGGCTCCAGCATGTTTTCACGGTTCCAGCCAGAAATTGGCACAAATGCTACTGTGTCGGGGTTGTAGCCAACTTTCTTAATGTAGGTGCTGACTTCCTTTACAATTTCCTCGTATCTCTTCTGGCTGTAGGGTGGCTCGATGGAATCCATTTTGTTAACTCGAGCAATTAGCTGTTTCACACCCAGAGTGTAGGCCAGAAGGGCATGCTCATGGGTCTGCCCATTCTCGGAAATACCTGCTTCAAATCCACCAACACCAGCAGCAACAATCAGGACAGCACAGTCAGCCTGGGATGTGCCTGTAATCATATTTTTGATGAAGTCTCTGTGTCCTGGGGCATCAATGATGGTCACATAGTACTTGCTGCTCTCGAACTTCCATAGGGAGATATCAATGGTGATACCACGCTCGCGTTCAGCTTTCAGTTTGTCCAAGACCCAGGCATACTTGAAGGAGCCCTTCCCCATCTCGGCAGCCTCCTTCTCGAACTTGTCAATGGTTCTCTTGTGGATCCCACCACATTTGTAGATCAGATGGCCAGTAGGGGTGGACTTCCCCGAATCTACGTGTCCAATGACAACGATGTTGATGTGCGTcttctcctttcccatttttGCTTAGGTTTAGCGGTGGTTTTCATGACACCTGTGTCCTGGCAGCAAACCCGTTGCAAAAAAGCTGTCCATAATTTTGACTGCTCAGGATTTCCATCTGTGACATGGTCAGCAATGTgtcatgcttttatttttgttttttcagagttTAATATCTGAAAAGTAAAAAAGTCTTCTCTACAGTGGTGAGGATTTAATCTCCTGGGGAAGCActacaaagtttaaaaatttggGATTCCTGGGATTCCCTTTCCTTTTGCCAGTGACCTCAAATCCTTCTCTCATTTCACCAGCTTCACATTTAATCATTCTGTACTTCAAAGGCAAATTGCCCATTTGTTTAACGCCTACTATCTATGAGGCATTGCACATGATTTTCCTTCTTAGAGCAACCAACCCTATGAGCCACATCTAATCATCCCATTTTTATAACCAAGGAGACAAGCTTAGGAAGGTGATCCCTTCGATATGACCCAACTTGTGAGTGGCAAAGGATGGGAAGGCACCAGGTCTAAGTGATCGCTGAG
This window harbors:
- the LOC101282486 gene encoding elongation factor 1-alpha 1-like; its protein translation is MGKEKTHINIVVIGHVDSGKSTPTGHLIYKCGGIHKRTIDKFEKEAAEMGKGSFKYAWVLDKLKAERERGITIDISLWKFESSKYYVTIIDAPGHRDFIKNMITGTSQADCAVLIVAAGVGGFEAGISENGQTHEHALLAYTLGVKQLIARVNKMDSIEPPYSQKRYEEIVKEVSTYIKKVGYNPDTVAFVPISGWNRENMLEPSANVPWFKGWRVTRKDGNASGTTLLEALDCILPPTRPTDRPMRLPLQDVYKIGGIGTVPVGRVETGVLKPGMVVTFAPVNATTEVKSVEMHHEALSDALPGDNVGFNVKNVSVKDVLRGNVAGDSKNDPPMEAAGFTAQVIILNHPGQVSAGCAPVLDCHTAHIACTFAELKEKIDRRSGKKLEDGPKFLKSADAAIFNMVPGKPMCVESFSDYPPLGHFAVHDMRQTVAVGVIKAVDKKAAGAGKVTKSAQKAQKAK